Genomic segment of Xanthobacter dioxanivorans:
AGGCGATGAAGGCGGCCTCGTCCGGCCGGGCGCGAGCCAAAGCCGTGAGGTTGGCGAGCGGCACGAACAAAAACGGCACGCCGGCATTGGCCACCAGCGGCCGGTGGGCGTCGAAGCCGATGTCGCTCTCGTCGAGGCTCAGCGCCTCGGCGCAGGCGGCGCGGGAGATGTCCACGCTCTCCAGCTCGCCCTTGCGCGGCGCGGTGAACACCGCCGCCCCCTTGCGCGGGCCGGCGCCCTTGTCCGCGGGCTGGGTCGCCACCTCGCAGGTGATGGTGCCGATGGTCTCCTCGATCCTCAAGGTGCCCTTGGCGAGCTTGTCCTCCAGCGCCAGCAGCACCGCCGCGCCCACCGTGGGATGGCCGGCGAACGGCATCTCGTGGGCCACGGTGAAGATGCGGATGCGCGCGCGGTTGGCCGGATTCTTCGGCGGCAGCACGAACACCGTCTCGGAGACGTTGAACTCGCGGGTGATCTGCTGCATCGCCGCGTCGTCGAGGCCCTGGGCATCGAGCACGACGGCGAGCGGATTGCCCCCGAAGGGGCGGGAGGTGAACACGTCCAGGGTGACGTACCGGCGCGGCATGCAATCAGGTCTCGACGCTTGACGAAAGAGGACCCCGCGCCCCCGCGCACGGCTCCTTACATGGAAGCTGCCACAATTTTGCCTCAGATCACCGAGGCCGGAAAGAGCCGAGACGGGGTCACGAACTCCTCCTGGGCCTCCACCAGCAGCAATTCCCGAGACTGTGCTTTTTCGGTCCGCGCCAGCACCCCGTAAATGGAGGATGCCGCCGCGGAAATCGCCGCGCGCGTCGATCCGGTGCGCAGCACGTGGAAGAAGAAGAGGGCGGCGATGGCGTCGCCCGCCCCGTTCAGCGCCACGTCGAGCCGCGGCGTGCGCACCAGGAAGCGCCCGTCGGGACCCGAGGCGAGGAGGTCGATGCTGTCGGGCGGGGTCTCGCGCACATGCAGGCTGGTGACGAGGATCACCGCCGGTCCCGCCCGGTGCAGGAGGTCGCAAGCGGCGACCGCCTCCTCGAGGGTCGCGACGCTGCGCCCGGAGAGCAGCTCCAGCTCGAACTGGTTGGGGGTGATCACGTCCGCCGCCGGCACCGCGCGCTCGCGCATGAATTCGGGGATGCCCGGCCGCACGAAGATGCCGCGGCCCACGTCGCCGATCACCGGATCGCAGCAATAGGTGGCGTTGGCGTTCGCGCCCTTCACCCGCTCCACCGCGTCGAGGATGGCGGCGCCGATGTCGGCCGAGCCCATGTAGCCGGAGAGCACCCCGTCGCAGCGCGACAGCACGCCGCGCTCGGCGATGCCCTCCACCAGGTCGCCGATGGCGCCGGCCTCGAACACCTGCCCGCGCCAGGCGCCGTAGCCGGTGTGGTTGGAGAACTGCACCGTGTGGATCGGCCACACCTCCACCCCGAGCCGCTGCAGCGGGAAGACGGCGGAGGCGTTGCCCACATGCCCGTAGGCCACGTGGGACTGGATGGAGAGGAGGTTCATGGGACGGGTCCGCTGCGATCGGGGGCGCCGTGCGGTGGCGGCCAAGCGCCGGTTACTCCGCCGGCGCGCCCTGCTCAAATGGAATCTGTTGATCCCGGCCATGCATCGCCCTGATGTTTCGGCGAGAAACAGCAAGTGACCCGAGCCGGTGCCCCTGCGCTCTGGCCAAGGCGGGGGCGCCGGCCTATGCCGGGCCGGCCCCGTCCATCGTCCGAGCCCGCCCGTGCCCGCATCCCCATCACCCGCCGCCTTCGCCGCAGCGCCCTCCATGCGCCCCGCATCACGCGGGGCGGCCGGCCGCATGGCGCGGGTGCTTCTCCTCGCATTCCTGCCTTGCATCCTCCTGCCAGGCGCCTTCTTGCTAGGCACCTTCTTGCCGGGCGCCGCCGTGGCCGGGCCGGCGGGGCCGGCCTGCTATGCCCCGGCCGCCCTCGCGGCGCGGCCCGGCGAGGAGATCGTGCGCCCGCGCACGGGCGGGGCGGCCCAGCTGCCCGACATCCCCCTCGCCGCGCCCGCGCCGGTGCCGGCCGGGCTGCGTGGCTCCATCCGGCGGGTGGACCTGCCGGCCGGCGTGAAGCTGGTGGCCCTCACCTTCGACCTGTGCGAGGCCTCCGGCGAGACCTCCGGCTATGACGGGGCGATCGTGGACTTCCTGCGGGCGGAAGCCATCCCCGCCACCTTCTTCGCCGGCGGCAAGTGGATGATGAGCCACCCCGAGCGGGGTGACCAGCTCACCGCCGACCCGCAGTTCGAGATGGGCAACCACACCTGGTCCCACGCCAACCTCACCGTGCGCACCGGGGAAGCCATGCGCCGGCAGGTGGACGACGCCGACGTCGCCCTGGCGCTGCGCCGCCGCGATGTGGAGGCCAAGGGCTGCATGGTGCCGAAGCCCGCGCCCTCCGGCGCCATGTTCCGCTTTCCCTACGGCTCGTGCAGCGCCGAATCCCTGAACTACGTCAACGACACGGGGCACCTCGCCATCCAGTGGGACGTGGATTCGGGTGATCCGGCCTTCATCGGCGCCAGGGGCATGGCCGACGACATGCTGCGCTCCATCCGCCCCGGCTCCATCGTGCTCATGCACGCCAACGGGCGCGGCAAGCATACGGCGGAGGCGCTGAAGATCCTCGTCCCCGCCTTGCGCGCGAAGGGCTACCGATTCGCCACCGTGGGCCAGCTGCTGGCGGAGGGACGGCCGGTGATCGCGCCCACCTGCTATTCGCTCAAGCCCGGCGACACCCGCGTCTATGACGAGGCGGCGCGCACCGGCAAGCGCATCCTGCCGGTGCAGTAGGCGCAGCGGCGCGCCGCCGTTGCGCCGGCGCCGCGGCTTGCGCATGGTGGGCGCCCCCTGCCCCGAACTTGCCGAGCGTTCCGCAATGAGTCTCCTTTTCGCCCGCGACCTCGCCGCCGACATCCAGGCCGGGCGCACCACGCCCCGCGCCGTGATGGAGCAGGTCGCCGCCGCCATCGCGGACCGCGAAGGCGAGGTGCACGCCTTCGCCGCCCTCGACCTCGACGCGGCGTTCGAGGCGACCGGACTGGAGGGGCTCGCCGCCCGCCCCCTCGCCGGCCTGCCGGTGGGGATCAAGGACATCCTGGACACGCGGGACCTTCCCACCGCCTATGGCAGCCCCATCTATGCCGGCCACCGCCCGCGCACCGACGCCCCGGCCGTGGGCATGGTGCGCCGGGCCGGCGGCATCGTCGCGGGCAAGACGGTGACCACCGAGTTCGCCTTCCTGCAGCCCAGCGCCACGCGCAATCCGCGCCGCCTCACCCACACGCCGGGGGGCTCCTCGGCCGGATCGGCGGCGGCGGTGGCGGCGGGGATGCTGCCCGTGGCGCTGGGCACCCAGACCGCCGGCTCGGTGATCCGCCCCGCCGCCTTCTGCGGGGTGACCGGCTACAAGCCCACCTTCCGCCTGCTGCCGACGCTGGGCATGAAGACCTTTTCCTGGCATCTGGACACCGTCGGCCTGTTCGCCGCCCGGGTGCGCGACGCGGCCTTCGCCGCCGCCGCCATCAGCGGGCGCGATCTCGACATCGGCGCGACGCTGGCCGAGCGCCCCCGCCTCGCCATCGTGCGCACCGCCCGCGCCGGCGCCGCCTCGCCCGAGGCCCACGCGGCGCTGGAGACGGCCGCCCGCGCCGCCGAGGCCATGGGCGCCCGCATCTTCGACCTGGACCTGCCGGAGGAGCTGGAGGCGGCGGATGCCGCCCAGCCCACCATCCAGGATTTCGAGGCGGCGCTGGCCTTCGCCGACGAGCTCGATTTCGACCGCGCCCACCTCTCGCCCCTGTTCGCCGCGCATCTCGACGCGGCCCGGGCCATCCCGCCGGACACCTACGACCTCGCCCGGCGCACGGCGAAGCGGGCGCGCCAGAAGCTGGGCGACCTGTTCGGCGAGGTGGACGCCCTCCTCACCTTCTCCGCCCCCGGCCCGGCACCGGAGGGCTTTGCCACCACCGGATCGGCCATGTTCAACCGGCTGTGGACGCTGCTGGGCTGCCCCGCCATCAACGTCGCCGGCCTCAACGCGGCCGACGGCATGCCCGTGGGCGTGCAGGTGGTGGGCCGTTTCGGCCGCGACCGGCAGGCGCTGGCGGTGGGAAATCTGGTGGAAACCGCCATCTCGCGCTGAAATACATAATTTCAAAAGATTAGGCGTGCGTCGCAGCGTTGCCGTAACGCCCTGAGCCGAGAGTGATCACAGCAAATCCAGTCATGCACTGCAACAGACTGGCTCTGCGGCGCAGCACAACTTCCATCTTCCGGTATCCTGAGAGTTTGCTAAGGTTGATTGCGAGATCGACAGTGCGAGGAAACAGGTGACATTCGGCCATCTGCTCACCGTGATCGAGACCTGTGCCGCTTTTGCCTTCATCGGCGCGGTGCTGGTCGGCATGGTTTGACGCATCCGGCATTCACCGCCCGCCGGACCGAAGAACACAACAAAGTGTGGCCCGGTCGATCCGCGACGCCGGGGAGGTTCTCCTCCCCGGCGTCTCCGTTTCAGGCAGGCCTGTCGACACCACGCCGGTTTCAGGCGGGGCGTCACAATCGCCCCGCCACCGCGTGACGCCCGCATGACAAATACGCGCGGCATGCCGTCCCGGCAGCGGACGTCGGCGGTTGCCCGATCGTCACACGCCTGTTGCGCGCCGCCCTTATGGGGTTTGGGACGCGCAACGGAGCGACCCGATGCTGGTGATCGAGGGCCTCACCCGTCGCTTCGGCGACAAGGAGGCGGTGTCCCATGTCGATCTTGAGATCGGCGAGGGCGCCTTCATCGGCGTCATCGGCCGATCCGGCGCCGGCAAGTCCACGCTCCTGCGCATGATCAATCGCCTGCAGGATCCCTCCGCCGGGCGCATCCTCTACAACGGCCGCGACGTGACGGCGCTGAAGGGCCGGGCCCTGCGCGAATGGCGCGCCGAGGCGGCCATGATCTTCCAGCAGTTCAACCTGGTGGGGCGGCTCGACGTGCTCACCAACGTGCTCATGGGCCGCCTCGCCACCGTGCCGGCATGGCGCGCGCTGACCAAGAGCTGGCGCCCGGAGGACCGGGCCATCGCCCTCTCCGCCCTCGACCAGTTCGACATCGCCCCGCTCGCCGCCCAGCGCGCCGACAGCCTCTCCGGCGGCCAGCAGCAGCGCGTGGCCATCGCCCGCGCGCTCGCCCAGGAGCCGGCGCTGATCCTCGCCGACGAACCCATCGCCTCCCTCGACCCGCGCAACACCAAGATCGTCATGGATGCGCTTTTGCGCATCAACAAGCATTTCGGCATCACCGTGCTGTGCAACCTGCACTCCCTCGACCTCGCCCGGACCTATTGCGACCGCCTCGTCGGCATGGCGCAGGGCCGCGTGGTGTTCGACGGCGCGCCGCAGGCCCTCACCGAGCAGGTGGCCCACGACCTCTACGGCCTGGAGGCCGGCGAGGTGATGGACATGCCCGCGGCGGCAAAGCCCGCCTTCGGCTCGGCCATCCCCGAGGGCGCGGCGCTGGCCTGAAGGCCCGCGCGGCATCACGGCCCGCGATCGGCCGGCCGAACCCGTTCGTCTGCGTTTGAAGAACCGTCCGACAGGAGCCCAAGACATGCTGAACCGTCGCACCCTGATCGCGGCCGCCGCCGCGCTGGCCGTCTCTGCCGGCGGCGCCGCCGCGCAGGACTGGAAGGCGAAATATCCCGAGCTGACCTTCGCCATCATCCCGGCGGAGAACGCCTCGGGCGTGACCGAGCGCTTCGCCCCGCTCATGGACTATCTCTCCAAGCAGCTCGGCACCAAGGTGACCCTGCGCATCGCCAACGACTACGCGGCGGTGATCGAGGGCCAGCGCGCCGGCAACATCCACATCGCCTCCTACGGGCCGTCCTCCTTCGCCCGCGCCCTGATGACCGGCGCCAAGATCGAGGCTTTCGCCATCGAGGTGAACGCCGACGGCACCAAGGGCTATCACTCGGTGCTCTACGTGAAGGCCGACAGCCCCTACAAGTCCATCGAGGACCTGAAGGGCAAGAACCTGTGCCTGGTGGACCCCAACTCCACCTCCGGCAACAACGTGCCGCGCTTCTCCATGAACAAGATGGGCATCAAGCCGGACGAATACTTCGGCAAGGTGGTCTATGCCGGATCGCACGAGAACGCGGTCATCGCCGTGCAGCAGGGCACCTGCGACGCCGCCTTCAACTGGTGGAACGACGCGCAGGAATCCGCCCTGAAGCGCATGGAGCGCAAGGGGATGGCGAAGTACGACGACTATCGCATCGTCTTCAAGTCCGACCAGATCGTGAACTCGCCCTACGCCTATCTCGCCGACCTGCCGGCGGACCTGAAGGCGAAGATCCGCGATGCCTTCTTCTCCATCGAGAAGAACGACAAGACCGCATTCGACAAGATCTACGAAGGCAAGAGCCAGCTCTGGCAGCCGGTGGACAACGAATCCTACGTCGGCATCATCGAGCTGAATAAGTTCGTGGACGAGCTGCGCAAGAAGAAGTCCTGAGCTTCCTGCCATACGTCTCCCTCTCCCCTTGCGGCAGAGGGCCGGGGTGAGGGGTTGTCTCCATTTGCTCGGCTTGCCGAGGGGAAGGCAGCCTTCCCCCTCACCCCCAACCCCTCTCCCGCAAGGGGAGAGGGGAGACCCGACACCCGAGGCCCCCTTGTCCCACGCCATCACCCGCCTGCCCGACGAGCAGCTCGCGCCCATGATCGCCCGGTATGCGGCGGCGGTGCGCGAGCGGCGCCGGCACAGCCTCATCGCGGCGGCGGTGGTGGCGGTCTGCATCGTGCTGGCGGGGTGGATGGGCGAGGTGAGGCCCTCGGTCCTCATCGCCCATTCCGGCCGCCTCACCGACTATTTTTCCGCCATCGTCCCGACCCTGCGCTGGGACAGCCTCGGCGCCGACCTTGCCGAATGGTACTGGAACCTCGACGGCTGGCTCAAGCTGCTGCTCGACACCCTCCTCATCGCCTATCTCGGCACCCTGCTCGGCGGCATCGGCGCATTCCTCCTCTGCTTCCTCGCCAGCGCCAACCTGGTGAGGAACCCCTTCATCCGCCTCAGCGCCCGCCGCTTCCTCGAATTCTGCCGCACGGTGCCGGAGCTGGTCTTCGCCCTGCTGTTCGTCGTCGCCTTCGGCCTCGGGGCCATGCCGGGGGTGCTGGCGCTGGCCATCCACACCATGGGCTCGCTCGGCAAGCTGTTCGCCGAGGTGGTGGAGAACATCGACATGAAGCCGGTGGAGGGCGCCACCGCCGCCGGCGCCTCCTGGCCGCAGACGGTGCGCTTCGCCGTGGTGCCGCAGGTGGCCTCGAACTTCGCGTCCTACGGCCTGCTGCGCTTCGAGATCAACGTGCGCGAGGCCTCCATCATGGGCTTCGTCGGCGCCGGCGGCATCGGCCAGGACCTGGTGGAGGCGATCCGCAAGTTCTACTATTCCGACGTCTCGGCCATCCTGCTTTTGATCATCGCCACGGTGATGATTATCGACCTCGTCACCGAGCAGGTCCGCCACCGGCTCCTCGGCCTGGAGGGGCGGCGATGAACCGGGCGCGCATCACCCTGTCCGCCGAGGCGCGGGACCGCCTCGGCGCCGCCTATCCGCAGGTGCTTGCGCCCACCCGGCGGCGAGGCGCCCTGGCTTTTGCCGGCGTGCTCGTGGCCATCGCCGGCTTCGGCTTCTGGCGCCTCGGCTTCAGCCTGGAGCGCATCGGCTCCGGGATCGGCCAGCTCGCTCATTTCGTCACCTTGATGCTGCCGCCGAACCCGGGCACCCAGCTGCCGCTCTACATGCACGCGCTGGGCGAGACGCTGGCCATCGCCTTCCTCGGCACCCTCGGCGGCGCGCTGGTGGCGTTCCCGTTCGGCTTCCTCGCGGCGAAGAACGTGATCCCCAACGTGTTCGCCCATTTCGCGGTGCGCCGCTTCCTCGACGTGGTGCGCGGCATCGACAAGCTCATCTGGGCCCTGATTTATGTGACCGTGGTGGGGCTCGGCCCCTTCGCCGGCATTCTCGCCATCGCCACGGCGAGCGCCGGCGAGCTCGGCAAGCTGTTCTCCGAGGCGGTGGAGGCCCTCGACCGCAAGCCGGTGGAAGGCGTCACCGCCTCCGGCGGGTCGCCGGCCGAGGCGGTGCGCTTCGGCATGCTGCCGCAGGTGCTGCCCGTCCTGGCGAGCCAGCTGCTCTACTATTTCGAGTCCAACGCCCGCCAGTCCACCATCGTCGGCATCGTCGGCGCCGGCGGGCTGGGCCTCCACCTGGCCGAGCAGATCCGCGTGCTGGAATGGCAGAAGGTGTCGTTCCTCATCCTGATGATGCTGCTGATGGTGGCGGTGATCGACTTCATCTCCTCCCGCCTGCGCTTCGCCATCATCGGCCGCGCGCGGCTGGAGCCGTGAGGACGGCGCGCCCTTAGTAAAGAAGCGCGCGATAGCGCTCCACCATCGCCTCCTGGCTCTCCGCCTCGATGGTGGCGCCGGCGTCCGGCTTGGAGGCGATCTGGTCGCGCAGCATCTCGCCCATGGTGGGCAGCGCCGAGCGTTCCACCTGCGCCCGCGCATCCCACAGGCGCGAGCG
This window contains:
- a CDS encoding PhzF family phenazine biosynthesis protein; translation: MPRRYVTLDVFTSRPFGGNPLAVVLDAQGLDDAAMQQITREFNVSETVFVLPPKNPANRARIRIFTVAHEMPFAGHPTVGAAVLLALEDKLAKGTLRIEETIGTITCEVATQPADKGAGPRKGAAVFTAPRKGELESVDISRAACAEALSLDESDIGFDAHRPLVANAGVPFLFVPLANLTALARARPDEAAFIASLGGFGEALYLYTLDEEGDADFRARMFSPGLGTEEDPATGAAAAAFPWVLLDAENRVDGHHKVRIDQGFEMGRPSRIDLGFTVKGGQVQGATIGGGAVVVAEGVLHI
- the pdxY gene encoding pyridoxal kinase PdxY, whose protein sequence is MNLLSIQSHVAYGHVGNASAVFPLQRLGVEVWPIHTVQFSNHTGYGAWRGQVFEAGAIGDLVEGIAERGVLSRCDGVLSGYMGSADIGAAILDAVERVKGANANATYCCDPVIGDVGRGIFVRPGIPEFMRERAVPAADVITPNQFELELLSGRSVATLEEAVAACDLLHRAGPAVILVTSLHVRETPPDSIDLLASGPDGRFLVRTPRLDVALNGAGDAIAALFFFHVLRTGSTRAAISAAASSIYGVLARTEKAQSRELLLVEAQEEFVTPSRLFPASVI
- a CDS encoding polysaccharide deacetylase family protein; the encoded protein is MPASPSPAAFAAAPSMRPASRGAAGRMARVLLLAFLPCILLPGAFLLGTFLPGAAVAGPAGPACYAPAALAARPGEEIVRPRTGGAAQLPDIPLAAPAPVPAGLRGSIRRVDLPAGVKLVALTFDLCEASGETSGYDGAIVDFLRAEAIPATFFAGGKWMMSHPERGDQLTADPQFEMGNHTWSHANLTVRTGEAMRRQVDDADVALALRRRDVEAKGCMVPKPAPSGAMFRFPYGSCSAESLNYVNDTGHLAIQWDVDSGDPAFIGARGMADDMLRSIRPGSIVLMHANGRGKHTAEALKILVPALRAKGYRFATVGQLLAEGRPVIAPTCYSLKPGDTRVYDEAARTGKRILPVQ
- a CDS encoding amidase, coding for MSLLFARDLAADIQAGRTTPRAVMEQVAAAIADREGEVHAFAALDLDAAFEATGLEGLAARPLAGLPVGIKDILDTRDLPTAYGSPIYAGHRPRTDAPAVGMVRRAGGIVAGKTVTTEFAFLQPSATRNPRRLTHTPGGSSAGSAAAVAAGMLPVALGTQTAGSVIRPAAFCGVTGYKPTFRLLPTLGMKTFSWHLDTVGLFAARVRDAAFAAAAISGRDLDIGATLAERPRLAIVRTARAGAASPEAHAALETAARAAEAMGARIFDLDLPEELEAADAAQPTIQDFEAALAFADELDFDRAHLSPLFAAHLDAARAIPPDTYDLARRTAKRARQKLGDLFGEVDALLTFSAPGPAPEGFATTGSAMFNRLWTLLGCPAINVAGLNAADGMPVGVQVVGRFGRDRQALAVGNLVETAISR
- the phnC gene encoding phosphonate ABC transporter ATP-binding protein, with protein sequence MLVIEGLTRRFGDKEAVSHVDLEIGEGAFIGVIGRSGAGKSTLLRMINRLQDPSAGRILYNGRDVTALKGRALREWRAEAAMIFQQFNLVGRLDVLTNVLMGRLATVPAWRALTKSWRPEDRAIALSALDQFDIAPLAAQRADSLSGGQQQRVAIARALAQEPALILADEPIASLDPRNTKIVMDALLRINKHFGITVLCNLHSLDLARTYCDRLVGMAQGRVVFDGAPQALTEQVAHDLYGLEAGEVMDMPAAAKPAFGSAIPEGAALA
- the phnD gene encoding phosphonate ABC transporter substrate-binding protein → MLNRRTLIAAAAALAVSAGGAAAQDWKAKYPELTFAIIPAENASGVTERFAPLMDYLSKQLGTKVTLRIANDYAAVIEGQRAGNIHIASYGPSSFARALMTGAKIEAFAIEVNADGTKGYHSVLYVKADSPYKSIEDLKGKNLCLVDPNSTSGNNVPRFSMNKMGIKPDEYFGKVVYAGSHENAVIAVQQGTCDAAFNWWNDAQESALKRMERKGMAKYDDYRIVFKSDQIVNSPYAYLADLPADLKAKIRDAFFSIEKNDKTAFDKIYEGKSQLWQPVDNESYVGIIELNKFVDELRKKKS
- the phnE gene encoding phosphonate ABC transporter, permease protein PhnE — protein: MSHAITRLPDEQLAPMIARYAAAVRERRRHSLIAAAVVAVCIVLAGWMGEVRPSVLIAHSGRLTDYFSAIVPTLRWDSLGADLAEWYWNLDGWLKLLLDTLLIAYLGTLLGGIGAFLLCFLASANLVRNPFIRLSARRFLEFCRTVPELVFALLFVVAFGLGAMPGVLALAIHTMGSLGKLFAEVVENIDMKPVEGATAAGASWPQTVRFAVVPQVASNFASYGLLRFEINVREASIMGFVGAGGIGQDLVEAIRKFYYSDVSAILLLIIATVMIIDLVTEQVRHRLLGLEGRR
- the phnE gene encoding phosphonate ABC transporter, permease protein PhnE: MNRARITLSAEARDRLGAAYPQVLAPTRRRGALAFAGVLVAIAGFGFWRLGFSLERIGSGIGQLAHFVTLMLPPNPGTQLPLYMHALGETLAIAFLGTLGGALVAFPFGFLAAKNVIPNVFAHFAVRRFLDVVRGIDKLIWALIYVTVVGLGPFAGILAIATASAGELGKLFSEAVEALDRKPVEGVTASGGSPAEAVRFGMLPQVLPVLASQLLYYFESNARQSTIVGIVGAGGLGLHLAEQIRVLEWQKVSFLILMMLLMVAVIDFISSRLRFAIIGRARLEP